One part of the Lotus japonicus ecotype B-129 chromosome 2, LjGifu_v1.2 genome encodes these proteins:
- the LOC130735505 gene encoding miraculin-like produces MKITFLALVLLLALSTKTLLGSAGPTPKEVFDSSGKNLRAGTQYYIIPASPDADGLSLANTGKDCPLDAVAVEGYRGLPLVFTPVNPKKGVVRVDTDLNIYFAAETSCPQSNVWKVSDYDSATGQWFVTTGGVFGDPGLQTIRNWFKIERYEDAYKLTYCPSVCTSCTHLCRDMGIYEDQYGKRLALTDVPYKVRFQLA; encoded by the coding sequence ATGAAGATCACATTTCTTGCATTGGTCCTTCTCCTTGCTTTGAGCACAAAGACACTGCTTGGTTCAGCTGGTCCGACACCTAAGGAAGTGTTTGACTCATCAGGGAAGAACCTCCGAGCTGGTACCCAATACTACATCATTCCAGCTTCTCCTGATGCTGACGGTCTTAGCCTTGCCAATACAGGAAAAGATTGCCCTCTTGACGCGGTAGCTGTGGAAGGCTACCGAGGCCTGCCTTTGGTGTTCACGCCTGTGAACCCAAAGAAAGGCGTTGTTCGTGTCGACACTGATCTCAACATCTATTTTGCTGCTGAAACAAGCTGTCCTCAGTCAAATGTGTGGAAGGTATCTGACTATGATTCTGCAACAGGACAGTGGTTTGTGACTACTGGTGGTGTTTTCGGTGACCCGGGTTTGCAGACCATTAGAAATTGGTTCAAGATTGAGAGGTATGAGGATGCTTATAAACTGACTTACTGTCCAAGTGTGTGCACTAGTTGCACTCATCTATGCAGGGACATGGGAATATATGAGGATCAGTATGGAAAGCGTCTAGCTCTCACTGATGTGCCATATAAAGTTCGTTTCCAGCTTGCCTAA
- the LOC130735506 gene encoding miraculin-like: MKITIFLSLVLLFALNTKPLLGTKYTLPNRAIRDTLGKNVLAGTKYYIVPGSPDVGGLGLAGRGKAHCPLDVVVAVDGNRGLPVVFTPANTKKGVIRADMDVNIYFATETSCPGQSNVWKLGDFNSTTGEWFVTTGGVMGDPGNYDNIYNWFSIETYQGEEDVYELTYCPSVCSAHNCEHECSSIGIYEDQYGKRLGFNDFAYKVRFQPA; this comes from the coding sequence ATGAAGATCACAATATTTCTTTCATTGGTCCTTCTCTTTGCCTTGAACACAAAGCCGCTGCTAGGAACAAAATATACTTTACCTAATAGAGCGATTCGCGACACATTGGGGAAGAATGTCCTAGCCGGTACCAAATACTACATCGTTCCAGGTTCTCCCGATGTTGGCGGTCTTGGCCTTGCCGGAAGAGGTAAGGCACATTGCCCTCTTGATGTTGTTGTAGCTGTGGATGGCAACCGAGGACTGCCTGTGGTCTTCACACCTGCAAATACTAAGAAAGGTGTTATTCGTGCTGACATGGATGTCAACATCTATTTTGCTACTGAAACAAGCTGTCCCGGCCAGTCCAATGTGTGGAAGCTTGGTGATTTTAATTCTACAACAGGGGAGTGGTTTGTGACTACTGGTGGTGTTATGGGCGACCCGGGTAACTATGACAACATTTACAATTGGTTCTCGATCGAGACGTACCAGGGCGAGGAGGATGTTTATGAACTGACTTACTGTCCAAGTGTGTGCAGTGCTCATAATTGCGAACATGAATGCAGCAGCATAGGAATTTATGAGGATCAGTATGGCAAGCGTCTTGGTTTCAATGATTTCGCATATAAAGTTCGGTTCCAGCCAGCCTAA